Proteins from a single region of Sporosarcina sp. P33:
- a CDS encoding S1C family serine protease, translating to MDDERRTEWQPSQPSEPKREQKRKGEFWPALFGALLGGAIVFALMTYAAGLSADDSAVQSAKTENTPDSQHVQIPMDISSEVTDVVDEVATAVVGITNIQTVQDFWSARKTTQEAGSGSGVIYKKSGDKAYIVTNHHVVENSEQLEVTFDDGTKTEGKLIGSDLWTDLAVVEIDAKDVDAVVEFGDSDTLKRGESVIAIGNPLGLGFAGSVTVGVISGKDRSIPMDLNKDGIIDWQADVLQTDAAINPGNSGGALINMAGQLIGINSMKISQETVEGIGLAIPINIALPIIEHLEETGQVNRPTMGVSLLDLQQIPIQQQQQTLKLPKDITEGVVVTDIMSNSPAVAAGMEKYDTIVQLDEEKVTDMVSLRKYLYNKKEIGDQLKVTVYRDGKKMELEMVLKDGNTF from the coding sequence ATGGATGATGAAAGAAGAACAGAGTGGCAGCCCAGCCAGCCGTCAGAACCGAAACGTGAACAAAAGCGCAAAGGAGAATTTTGGCCGGCACTGTTTGGCGCATTACTGGGCGGCGCGATTGTATTTGCACTTATGACGTATGCTGCTGGCTTATCAGCTGATGACAGTGCGGTGCAGTCGGCGAAAACAGAGAATACACCTGACTCACAGCACGTACAAATACCGATGGATATCTCGTCGGAAGTAACGGATGTAGTGGATGAGGTGGCAACGGCTGTTGTCGGCATTACGAACATCCAGACTGTCCAGGACTTCTGGTCGGCCAGAAAAACGACACAAGAAGCGGGATCTGGGTCTGGCGTTATTTATAAAAAGTCAGGCGATAAGGCGTATATCGTTACTAATCATCATGTCGTTGAAAACTCCGAGCAACTGGAAGTGACATTTGATGATGGAACGAAAACAGAAGGTAAATTAATCGGCAGTGATCTATGGACAGACCTTGCAGTGGTTGAAATTGATGCAAAAGACGTGGATGCAGTAGTAGAATTTGGCGACTCAGATACGCTGAAACGCGGTGAATCCGTGATTGCAATCGGTAACCCGCTGGGACTGGGATTTGCAGGTTCAGTGACTGTCGGCGTCATTTCAGGCAAAGACCGTTCCATTCCGATGGATTTAAACAAAGACGGCATCATCGATTGGCAGGCTGACGTTCTTCAGACTGACGCAGCCATCAACCCGGGGAATTCCGGCGGCGCTCTGATCAATATGGCGGGTCAATTAATCGGCATCAACTCCATGAAAATTTCGCAGGAGACAGTGGAAGGAATCGGACTTGCCATTCCGATTAACATTGCACTGCCGATCATTGAACACTTAGAGGAAACAGGACAAGTAAACCGCCCGACGATGGGTGTATCATTGCTGGATCTTCAACAAATACCGATTCAGCAACAGCAGCAGACATTGAAGCTGCCTAAAGACATAACAGAAGGCGTTGTGGTCACCGATATTATGTCGAACTCGCCGGCTGTGGCAGCAGGAATGGAAAAGTATGATACCATCGTGCAGCTTGATGAAGAGAAAGTGACGGATATGGTCAGTCTGCGTAAGTATTTGTATAATAAAAAAGAAATTGGCGATCAGCTGAAAGTTACCGTCTACAGAGACGGTAAGAAAATGGAATTAGAAATGGTATTGAAGGACGGAAATACATTCTAA